One Aminivibrio pyruvatiphilus DNA segment encodes these proteins:
- a CDS encoding V-type ATP synthase subunit K — translation MDLLGIALAILGAAMAAGWAGAGSAIGVGIAGESGAGVMTEDPGKFGLVLLLQALPGTQGIYGLLIAFFAILKVGLLGGGDEISVNVWQGLAVFFACLPIAVGGYYSAIAQGKTSAACIQMIAKRPEETGKAVILPAMVETYAVLSLLMSIILLNGIKL, via the coding sequence ATGGATCTTCTTGGAATCGCATTGGCAATACTTGGAGCAGCTATGGCCGCAGGGTGGGCAGGAGCCGGATCCGCTATCGGAGTCGGCATCGCCGGAGAATCCGGAGCCGGTGTCATGACTGAAGACCCGGGGAAGTTCGGCCTTGTCCTCCTTCTTCAGGCTCTTCCGGGAACTCAGGGAATTTACGGACTTCTTATCGCTTTCTTCGCAATTCTCAAAGTCGGCCTCCTCGGCGGAGGAGATGAAATCTCCGTCAATGTATGGCAGGGACTCGCCGTCTTTTTTGCCTGTCTCCCTATTGCTGTCGGTGGCTATTATTCTGCTATCGCCCAGGGAAAAACCTCGGCCGCATGCATTCAGATGATCGCAAAACGCCCTGAGGAGACAGGAAAAGCCGTCATTCTCCCTGCAATGGTCGAAACCTACGCCGTTCTTTCTCTCCTGATGAGCATCATTCTCCTCAACGGAATCAAGCTCTAA
- the rlmD gene encoding 23S rRNA (uracil(1939)-C(5))-methyltransferase RlmD codes for MKQGERVVLRTEKISSDGSCIARTSEGLVVFVPGALPGEEIRGRIIRKKREYAIAEPEEILLPHPGRSTPFCPLYERCGGCQLQHAEYSLQCSLKRDIVRDAFERIYRGTFPDIPSCEPSPREQNYRNKGSLPIGNAGGKTAAGYYARRSHDIVPVTSCPILAKEIGDLPGTVSGILSSLGFPPYDEKSGKGLFRHLILRCGTGTGNVLISLVAARRLSKAEHERAEHRLVPLLRSQCPNLRTVTLNYNFSRSNVIVGESTETLFGDGLIEEELSPFRFRFDSTAFFQVNSEQAARLYETAAQMAGAGGSGKVLELYSGIGTLTCFLARDASSVTAVEEWLPSVERMKENVEANGMSGKIKILPGPVEDNIRSLSGDFDTVVVDPPRTGCSREAVRSILDMAPRDIVYISCNPATLARDASIFRQEGYSPVEIKCFDMFPHTVHVETAVRFSPGGVSAGAGKGENWVHRR; via the coding sequence GTGAAGCAGGGAGAAAGGGTTGTGCTGCGCACTGAAAAGATCAGCAGCGACGGAAGCTGTATCGCACGCACTTCCGAAGGGCTTGTGGTGTTTGTTCCCGGGGCTCTCCCCGGAGAAGAAATCAGGGGAAGGATCATCAGAAAAAAAAGAGAGTACGCCATAGCGGAACCGGAAGAAATACTTCTTCCTCACCCGGGCAGGAGCACTCCTTTCTGTCCTCTCTATGAACGGTGCGGAGGATGCCAGCTCCAGCACGCAGAGTATTCCCTCCAGTGCAGTTTGAAGAGGGATATTGTCAGGGATGCCTTTGAAAGGATTTACCGGGGGACTTTTCCCGATATCCCCTCCTGTGAGCCGAGTCCCAGGGAGCAAAATTATCGCAACAAAGGCTCTCTTCCCATAGGAAACGCAGGTGGGAAAACGGCAGCGGGGTATTATGCGAGAAGAAGCCATGACATTGTTCCTGTCACTTCGTGCCCCATACTCGCGAAGGAAATAGGAGATCTGCCGGGAACGGTTTCCGGAATTCTTTCAAGCCTTGGCTTTCCTCCCTACGACGAAAAGAGCGGAAAGGGGCTGTTCCGCCATCTTATTCTGAGATGCGGCACCGGTACAGGCAACGTCCTCATCTCGCTCGTCGCAGCCCGGAGGCTCTCTAAAGCCGAACATGAACGTGCCGAACACCGGCTCGTTCCCCTTCTGAGGTCCCAATGCCCGAACCTTCGGACCGTGACGTTGAACTACAATTTTTCCAGGAGCAACGTCATCGTCGGCGAATCAACAGAAACACTTTTCGGTGACGGACTGATCGAGGAAGAACTCTCCCCCTTCAGGTTCAGGTTCGATTCTACCGCCTTTTTTCAGGTCAATTCCGAGCAGGCCGCCAGGCTCTACGAAACTGCAGCGCAGATGGCCGGAGCCGGAGGTTCGGGGAAAGTGCTCGAACTCTACAGCGGTATCGGCACCCTTACCTGCTTCCTTGCGAGGGACGCCTCTTCGGTGACGGCTGTGGAGGAGTGGCTGCCGTCAGTGGAGAGAATGAAGGAAAACGTGGAAGCCAACGGCATGTCAGGAAAGATTAAGATCCTTCCGGGACCGGTTGAAGACAACATCCGTTCCCTTTCGGGGGATTTCGATACGGTAGTTGTCGATCCCCCCAGGACAGGGTGCAGCCGTGAGGCGGTCCGTTCCATTCTGGACATGGCACCCCGAGACATCGTCTACATTTCCTGCAACCCGGCGACCCTCGCCCGGGACGCCTCCATTTTCCGCCAGGAAGGATACAGCCCGGTGGAAATCAAGTGTTTCGACATGTTTCCCCATACGGTTCACGTGGAAACGGCGGTTCGCTTTTCCCCCGGAGGGGTGTCCGCCGGGGCTGGAAAGGGCGAAAATTGGGTTCACAGGCGATAG
- a CDS encoding V-type ATPase subunit, which produces MAPAERYGYAVARLRAMSGRLLEEALLQRILESEDLDSALKVLGETVYSSWLMELKGNGEFDRAIEAELLHVYGEVQKFVPDPALVHLCRLPYDFHNVKVLLKSALLVREGGERRFDLLTSLGNIPSDDLIMAMESEDFRLLPFGLHLLVPHCFSVWEQTKDILEVEKLLDEGLFAAMRKTASATGIEAASLWVRGKIDAENVRNLLRMKRMDMETGSAAGFLHDGGLISREKLLSLYAEPVEGWGRILSFSDVSKTFSHVQDANDLNSLVVEMEKVLDEYTAAIVESSKYQAFAPENVISFLWKKELEAKNIRIALVSVSNDTDRTLARGLFRHVG; this is translated from the coding sequence ATGGCTCCGGCAGAGCGGTACGGGTATGCGGTTGCGCGGCTCCGGGCAATGTCCGGACGCCTTCTTGAAGAGGCTCTTCTGCAGCGTATCCTGGAAAGCGAAGACCTCGACTCGGCGCTGAAAGTCCTCGGTGAAACGGTCTATTCAAGCTGGCTGATGGAGCTGAAGGGAAACGGCGAATTTGACAGGGCCATCGAAGCGGAACTTCTCCATGTTTACGGGGAAGTGCAGAAATTCGTTCCGGATCCCGCTCTGGTTCATCTGTGCCGTCTGCCCTATGATTTTCACAATGTAAAAGTTCTTTTGAAAAGCGCTCTTCTGGTCCGTGAAGGAGGAGAACGACGGTTCGACCTTCTGACCTCCCTCGGGAATATTCCCTCGGATGACCTTATCATGGCCATGGAAAGCGAAGATTTCCGCCTGCTGCCCTTCGGTCTTCATTTGCTGGTTCCCCATTGCTTCTCGGTCTGGGAGCAGACGAAAGACATTCTCGAAGTGGAGAAGCTCCTTGACGAAGGCCTTTTCGCAGCCATGAGAAAAACAGCGTCTGCAACAGGTATAGAAGCGGCTTCGCTGTGGGTGAGGGGCAAAATCGACGCGGAAAACGTCCGGAACCTTCTCAGAATGAAAAGAATGGATATGGAAACGGGTTCCGCCGCCGGATTTCTTCACGACGGGGGCCTTATTTCCAGGGAAAAGCTTCTCTCTCTCTACGCCGAACCGGTGGAGGGCTGGGGAAGAATTCTTTCTTTCTCCGATGTGTCGAAGACGTTTTCTCACGTTCAGGACGCCAATGATCTCAATTCTCTTGTCGTCGAGATGGAAAAGGTGCTCGACGAGTATACCGCGGCCATTGTCGAAAGCTCCAAATACCAGGCTTTCGCCCCGGAGAACGTCATTTCCTTCCTGTGGAAGAAGGAACTGGAAGCAAAAAATATACGGATAGCGCTGGTTTCCGTTTCCAACGATACGGACAGGACGCTGGCAAGGGGGTTGTTCCGTCATGTCGGGTAA
- a CDS encoding V-type ATP synthase subunit I: protein MDFLLGETRFLLRFLEPHFIDPVSGMARAMGEKEEFSLRQTRELDSRTDLPSLAEEIRGLERRLMEIRSESSQLDSTESLLLSLKDFPYPLELLSSGTEHVRGLLGTMPADQVEPWKRGAESLLGTMGEVYVAPGAEKEKDRIVALFFDGAFSQKAMELNARHSFNRMEIPPALQSGVSEELALIGDRRNVLAAEEKEILEKAAGAAARWVPTIRALSDYYSVLRDRYAALASGNATDQVVMLRGWIPDSDLPDVKKAIASFDSSIELVISEPGPEDSVPSRIVNPFWCLPFENLTRLYGAPKYGEIDPTLLLAPFFFVFFGMCLGDAGYGLIMIGFFTWFLRKFQRMPTGFREFFKLFVLSGVSTVVVGALTGSWFGDLVDAFGIFSFLRPLKNAPVVLNPMENPMVFLALSLALGIVQLMFGLGIAFYDALRKKNYMGAFADTGGWIVFLVGLLLWGGTAGGFLSADTASLAKTLAIAGAVVLIATQGREKTGFVSKAVSGLLSLYGVTSYLGDVLSYSRLLALGLATSAVGVIINMLAGLAGNVPFIGWVLALLLIVGGHIFSIAVNVLGAFVHSLRLQYVEFFSKFYTGGGRIFAPLTYNTSFVSIKKDPVE from the coding sequence GTGGATTTTCTTCTTGGAGAAACACGGTTTCTTCTCCGCTTTCTGGAACCCCATTTCATTGATCCAGTGTCCGGAATGGCCCGCGCTATGGGGGAGAAAGAGGAGTTTTCGCTCCGGCAGACCAGGGAGCTGGATTCCCGGACAGATCTTCCTTCCCTTGCCGAAGAGATCCGCGGACTCGAGCGGAGGCTCATGGAAATCCGTTCCGAGTCTTCACAGCTGGATTCAACAGAATCGCTCCTTCTCTCCCTGAAGGATTTCCCATACCCGCTTGAACTTCTCTCCTCAGGCACAGAACACGTCAGGGGTCTCCTCGGGACCATGCCTGCAGATCAGGTGGAACCCTGGAAACGGGGAGCGGAATCCCTTCTCGGCACCATGGGAGAAGTCTATGTCGCTCCGGGGGCGGAGAAAGAAAAAGACCGGATCGTGGCTCTCTTTTTTGACGGAGCATTTTCCCAGAAAGCCATGGAACTCAACGCCCGGCACTCGTTCAACCGAATGGAAATTCCACCTGCGCTTCAATCCGGCGTTTCTGAGGAGCTTGCCCTTATCGGCGACAGAAGAAACGTCCTTGCAGCGGAGGAAAAGGAGATACTGGAGAAGGCCGCAGGGGCAGCTGCCCGATGGGTACCCACAATCCGTGCCCTGAGCGATTATTATTCCGTGCTTCGGGACAGATACGCGGCCCTTGCTTCAGGAAACGCAACAGATCAGGTTGTCATGCTCCGCGGATGGATCCCGGATTCCGATCTTCCTGATGTGAAAAAAGCGATTGCTTCCTTTGATTCCTCCATTGAGCTCGTTATCTCGGAACCGGGTCCGGAGGACAGCGTTCCGTCCCGCATTGTCAACCCGTTTTGGTGTCTCCCTTTCGAAAACCTCACACGGCTCTACGGAGCTCCTAAATACGGAGAAATCGATCCCACTCTGCTTCTCGCTCCCTTTTTCTTTGTTTTCTTCGGGATGTGCCTCGGCGATGCAGGATACGGGCTGATCATGATCGGGTTCTTCACCTGGTTCCTCAGAAAATTCCAGAGAATGCCCACCGGTTTCAGGGAGTTTTTCAAACTTTTCGTTCTTTCCGGTGTTTCCACGGTGGTTGTAGGAGCGCTTACGGGCAGCTGGTTCGGTGACCTGGTGGATGCTTTCGGCATTTTCTCCTTCCTCCGTCCTTTGAAAAATGCCCCGGTCGTCCTCAACCCCATGGAAAACCCCATGGTGTTTCTAGCCCTTTCCCTCGCCCTCGGAATCGTCCAGCTCATGTTCGGCCTTGGGATCGCGTTCTACGACGCGCTCCGCAAGAAAAACTACATGGGTGCTTTCGCGGACACCGGCGGCTGGATAGTCTTTCTTGTCGGCCTGCTTCTCTGGGGAGGAACCGCCGGCGGCTTTCTGTCCGCTGACACCGCGTCCCTCGCAAAGACTCTTGCTATCGCGGGAGCGGTTGTTCTCATAGCAACTCAGGGAAGGGAAAAGACAGGGTTCGTCTCAAAGGCAGTCTCGGGACTGCTGAGCCTCTACGGTGTCACGTCGTACCTCGGCGACGTTCTCAGCTACAGCAGGCTTCTCGCGCTGGGGCTCGCCACATCGGCAGTGGGGGTCATCATCAACATGCTGGCGGGGCTTGCCGGAAACGTTCCGTTTATCGGCTGGGTTCTTGCCCTTCTTCTGATTGTGGGAGGACACATTTTCAGCATCGCGGTGAATGTACTCGGGGCTTTCGTCCACTCCCTGAGGCTTCAGTACGTAGAGTTTTTCAGCAAATTCTACACAGGCGGAGGAAGGATTTTCGCTCCCCTGACGTACAACACCAGTTTCGTTTCCATAAAGAAAGACCCTGTCGAATAA
- a CDS encoding V-type ATP synthase subunit B, giving the protein MLPKEYGTISELSGPLLMVEKTQNVRYDELVEIELASGERRRGRVLEITSDKALVQVFEGTDGIDIKSTKLLFLGKVLTLPVGRDMLGRVFNGRGEPIDDGAPILAEKKLDINGMPMNPFSRDFPSEFIQTGISTIDGMNPMVRGQKLPIFSGSGLPHNRMAAQIARQATVISGHEDFAVVFAAMGITFEEASFFMEDFRKTGAIQRTVMFVNLADDPAIERITTPRIALTAAEYLAFEHDMHVVVILTDLTNYCEALREISAARKEVPGRRGYPGYLYTDLATMYERAGRLKGKNGSITQIPILTMPEDDKTHPIPDLTGYITEGQIILSRTLHRKGIYPPVDVMPSLSRLKDKGIGKGKTREDHADLMNQLFAAYARGKEAKELAVILGEGALSEEDKAFAKFADMFEDQYVRQGEYQNRTYEETLELGWDLLTVIPVKELKRVRDAYIEKYLSPRLNNGERAEAVPGKV; this is encoded by the coding sequence ATGCTGCCTAAGGAATATGGGACCATCAGCGAACTTTCCGGTCCCCTTCTCATGGTGGAAAAAACGCAGAATGTACGGTACGACGAACTTGTCGAAATTGAGCTGGCCTCCGGAGAACGCAGACGGGGCAGGGTTCTGGAAATCACGTCCGACAAGGCACTCGTCCAGGTTTTTGAAGGAACAGACGGCATAGACATCAAGAGCACGAAACTGCTTTTCCTCGGAAAGGTGCTCACCCTTCCCGTCGGCAGGGATATGCTGGGCCGGGTATTCAACGGCCGGGGAGAACCCATAGACGACGGGGCCCCCATCCTTGCCGAGAAGAAGCTCGACATCAACGGAATGCCCATGAATCCCTTCTCCCGGGATTTCCCTTCCGAGTTCATCCAGACGGGCATTTCCACCATCGACGGAATGAACCCCATGGTCCGCGGCCAGAAGCTTCCCATCTTCTCGGGAAGCGGCCTGCCCCACAACAGGATGGCAGCCCAGATTGCCAGGCAGGCGACGGTCATCAGCGGGCACGAGGATTTCGCCGTCGTGTTCGCCGCTATGGGAATCACCTTCGAAGAGGCTTCCTTTTTCATGGAAGACTTCCGTAAAACCGGCGCCATCCAGCGGACCGTCATGTTCGTCAACCTTGCCGACGACCCGGCAATCGAACGGATAACGACCCCCCGTATTGCGCTCACCGCTGCAGAATATCTTGCGTTCGAACATGACATGCACGTCGTGGTCATCCTGACGGACCTCACGAACTACTGTGAAGCCCTCCGGGAAATCTCCGCGGCACGAAAGGAAGTTCCCGGCCGGAGAGGCTACCCCGGCTACCTCTACACAGACCTCGCCACCATGTACGAGAGAGCGGGACGGCTCAAGGGAAAGAACGGCTCCATCACCCAGATTCCCATTCTTACCATGCCTGAGGACGACAAGACTCATCCCATACCGGACCTTACGGGGTACATCACCGAGGGACAGATCATCCTGAGCCGGACGCTTCACAGGAAAGGCATATATCCTCCCGTGGACGTCATGCCCTCTCTTTCACGGCTCAAGGATAAGGGAATAGGGAAAGGCAAGACAAGGGAAGATCACGCCGACCTTATGAACCAGCTTTTCGCCGCCTACGCCAGAGGCAAGGAAGCCAAGGAACTTGCGGTCATTCTCGGTGAGGGAGCTCTCTCTGAGGAGGACAAGGCCTTCGCGAAATTTGCCGATATGTTCGAAGACCAGTACGTCCGCCAGGGTGAATACCAGAACAGGACCTACGAGGAAACCCTTGAGCTCGGCTGGGATCTCCTTACCGTCATCCCGGTGAAGGAACTGAAGCGTGTACGGGATGCCTACATTGAGAAGTACCTCTCGCCGAGGCTGAACAACGGGGAAAGGGCCGAAGCAGTCCCTGGGAAAGTGTAA
- a CDS encoding V-type ATP synthase subunit F — MSGKNTGHPMAAVGEYETVLPFQAVGVRPFIIKDNTPSAVEETLLGLAREKYAVVFVQESCYVASSQFIADLNSDYETSFIPIPGLRGSQGIGLESIRSSVERAVGMDIFAVK; from the coding sequence ATGTCGGGTAAAAACACAGGACATCCCATGGCAGCAGTCGGAGAATACGAGACGGTTCTTCCTTTCCAGGCGGTGGGGGTTCGTCCCTTTATCATAAAGGACAACACGCCTTCGGCCGTGGAAGAAACCCTCCTCGGACTGGCCCGCGAAAAGTACGCCGTCGTCTTCGTTCAGGAGAGTTGCTATGTAGCATCTTCACAGTTCATAGCCGACCTGAACAGCGACTACGAAACAAGCTTCATCCCCATTCCCGGTCTCAGGGGAAGCCAGGGGATAGGCCTCGAGTCCATACGGAGCAGCGTGGAACGTGCGGTCGGCATGGACATCTTTGCAGTGAAATAA
- a CDS encoding cell envelope biogenesis protein TolA, producing the protein MAVNLAEEIKEVEARSRETVKEAKNGAARMVNEVKTEAERRVKEAKQKAFRQYKEKIASVEKEAEEKAQKTVEAGRKNAETLAQQFGKEVPSTAKWIAEEVISRYGRG; encoded by the coding sequence ATGGCAGTGAATCTGGCTGAGGAGATCAAGGAAGTCGAAGCCCGTTCCAGGGAAACCGTCAAGGAAGCAAAGAACGGGGCAGCCCGCATGGTCAACGAAGTGAAAACCGAAGCCGAACGCAGGGTAAAAGAAGCCAAGCAGAAGGCTTTCCGCCAGTATAAGGAAAAAATAGCCTCGGTGGAAAAAGAAGCTGAAGAAAAAGCACAAAAAACCGTTGAAGCCGGAAGAAAAAACGCGGAAACCCTCGCTCAGCAGTTCGGAAAAGAAGTCCCGAGCACGGCGAAATGGATTGCGGAAGAGGTGATTTCTCGATATGGCCGTGGCTAA
- a CDS encoding V-type ATP synthase subunit A, which yields MATEKTIRGTIEKISGPLVVAKGMLGASMFDVVRIGDIGLVGEIIELKGDTASIQAYEETSGLMPGEPVVSTGAPLSVELGPGLMEQFYDGVQRPLNLIEEVAKSHFISRGIDVPAIDRNTKWQFTPKAKEGDFVAEGDVLGVVQETVLVEHRVMVPVGVSGKVTKIREGSFTVEETIAVVEKDGEKKNIAMLQRWPVRKARPVAKRLPPVIPLTTGQRVVDAFFPIAMGGTACVPGPFGSGKTVIQHQLAKWAEAEIVVYVGCGERGNEMTDVLLEFPELEDPRSGQPLMKRTVLIANTSNMPVAAREASIYTAITMAEYYRDMGYSVALMADSTSRWAEALREMSGRLEEMPGEEGYPAYLGTRLASFYERAGRAVVLGSQGREGSVTAIGAVSPPGGDLSEPVSQNTLRVTKVFWGLDANLAYQRHFPAINWLLSYSLYTEKLDEFWDAKFDDEWSSLRVEGMTLLEEEDKLREIVRLVGIDALSKEERMVLETAKSLREDFLHQNAFHEVDTYASMEKQFKMLKTIINFHHQGMEALKKGASMNEVFNLPVRESIARMRYLEEKDIGRIDELEETIRKEINSVIPVGGESDAA from the coding sequence GTGGCCACTGAAAAAACAATACGGGGGACCATAGAAAAGATTTCCGGACCGCTTGTGGTGGCGAAGGGAATGCTCGGTGCCAGCATGTTTGACGTGGTTCGGATCGGCGACATTGGTCTCGTTGGAGAAATAATCGAACTGAAGGGGGACACGGCCTCCATCCAGGCCTACGAGGAAACATCCGGTCTTATGCCCGGAGAGCCTGTAGTCAGTACGGGCGCACCTCTGAGCGTCGAGCTCGGCCCCGGCCTCATGGAGCAGTTTTACGACGGAGTTCAGCGTCCCCTGAACCTCATCGAAGAAGTGGCGAAAAGCCATTTCATCTCGAGAGGGATTGACGTCCCTGCCATCGACAGGAACACCAAGTGGCAGTTCACGCCGAAGGCCAAGGAAGGCGACTTCGTGGCGGAGGGCGATGTGCTCGGTGTCGTGCAGGAGACAGTCCTTGTAGAGCACAGGGTGATGGTGCCGGTCGGAGTTTCCGGCAAAGTCACAAAAATCAGGGAAGGCAGTTTCACGGTGGAAGAAACCATTGCAGTGGTGGAGAAGGACGGCGAAAAGAAGAACATCGCCATGCTCCAGCGGTGGCCGGTACGGAAAGCTCGCCCTGTTGCAAAGCGGCTGCCCCCCGTCATTCCTCTCACCACCGGACAGAGAGTGGTGGACGCATTCTTCCCCATCGCCATGGGAGGAACCGCCTGCGTACCCGGCCCCTTTGGATCGGGAAAGACGGTTATCCAGCACCAGCTCGCGAAGTGGGCAGAGGCAGAAATAGTGGTGTACGTGGGATGCGGAGAACGGGGAAACGAGATGACCGACGTGCTTCTCGAGTTTCCTGAACTTGAAGATCCGAGATCCGGACAGCCGCTCATGAAGCGGACCGTCCTCATCGCCAATACCTCCAATATGCCCGTGGCAGCGCGGGAAGCCAGCATCTACACGGCCATCACCATGGCGGAGTACTACAGGGACATGGGATACTCCGTCGCCCTCATGGCAGATTCCACAAGCAGGTGGGCTGAGGCTCTCCGCGAAATGTCGGGCCGTCTCGAAGAAATGCCCGGCGAGGAAGGTTATCCGGCCTACCTCGGAACAAGGCTCGCATCCTTCTATGAAAGGGCAGGCCGGGCAGTGGTGTTGGGCAGCCAGGGACGGGAAGGCTCCGTCACGGCCATCGGTGCGGTCTCCCCTCCGGGCGGCGACCTTTCGGAACCTGTCAGCCAGAATACTCTCCGGGTTACCAAGGTTTTCTGGGGCCTTGATGCAAATCTTGCCTACCAGAGGCATTTCCCGGCGATCAACTGGCTGCTGAGCTATTCCCTTTATACGGAAAAACTCGATGAATTCTGGGATGCCAAGTTCGATGACGAGTGGAGCAGCCTCCGTGTAGAAGGAATGACCCTTCTCGAGGAAGAGGACAAGCTCCGGGAAATCGTCCGTCTCGTCGGTATCGATGCTCTCTCCAAGGAAGAGCGCATGGTCCTCGAAACAGCAAAATCCCTGAGGGAAGACTTCCTTCACCAGAACGCCTTCCATGAAGTCGACACCTATGCCTCCATGGAAAAACAGTTCAAGATGCTGAAGACGATTATCAACTTCCACCATCAGGGAATGGAAGCCCTGAAAAAGGGAGCGTCCATGAACGAGGTCTTCAACCTTCCGGTCAGGGAGTCCATCGCCAGAATGCGGTATCTTGAGGAGAAGGACATCGGCAGGATAGACGAACTGGAAGAGACGATCCGGAAGGAAATCAACAGCGTCATTCCCGTGGGAGGTGAAAGCGATGCTGCCTAA
- a CDS encoding V-type ATP synthase subunit E, whose protein sequence is MSLAEIKKKIDADAQEEAGKILEKARSVVESINKEADGEIRKIEETYGDRFRKEQPEILRRREIVAGLDVKKIELGVKQTAISDAFSQALAQLAALPGEKYLALAGHLLLKATETGDEAVIVSGKEKHITQEWLAGFNEKHGKKFVLDEEKRPMSGGFILKKGQIETNCSWDMLTRWVRDDIEADVVKRLFSA, encoded by the coding sequence ATGTCCTTGGCGGAAATCAAGAAAAAAATAGACGCGGACGCACAGGAGGAAGCGGGAAAGATTCTCGAAAAAGCCCGCTCCGTAGTGGAGTCTATCAACAAGGAAGCCGACGGCGAGATCAGGAAAATCGAAGAAACCTACGGCGACAGATTCCGGAAAGAACAGCCGGAAATCCTCAGAAGAAGAGAGATTGTGGCAGGACTCGACGTGAAGAAGATCGAACTCGGCGTGAAACAGACGGCCATTTCGGACGCATTTTCACAGGCACTTGCCCAGCTTGCCGCCCTTCCGGGGGAGAAATACCTCGCCCTGGCAGGCCACCTTCTCCTGAAAGCGACGGAAACAGGAGACGAAGCCGTGATCGTATCAGGCAAGGAGAAGCATATCACCCAGGAATGGCTTGCAGGGTTCAATGAAAAACACGGGAAGAAATTCGTTCTGGACGAAGAGAAGCGCCCGATGTCCGGCGGATTCATCCTGAAAAAGGGCCAAATCGAGACGAACTGCTCATGGGATATGCTCACCCGCTGGGTTCGGGACGATATTGAGGCAGACGTTGTCAAACGGCTGTTTTCAGCCTAA